A single region of the Halorubrum depositum genome encodes:
- a CDS encoding DUF7512 family protein — protein sequence MSGLEIPTWDPETALLIGAILLEAIVLYVGYGGLERLIGPRFMKLVIGGEADAQ from the coding sequence ATGTCAGGGTTAGAGATCCCCACGTGGGACCCGGAGACGGCCCTACTCATCGGCGCGATACTCCTGGAAGCGATCGTGCTGTACGTGGGTTACGGGGGGCTTGAGCGGCTCATCGGGCCTCGCTTCATGAAACTCGTGATCGGAGGCGAAGCGGATGCTCAGTAG
- a CDS encoding sulfite exporter TauE/SafE family protein, with protein MLSSFPDGLGLFGTSPEMAALFVGFGLVVGVLFGFFGMGGSFLVTPALLMLDYPAPVAVGSGMAFVFGTAVIATLKHHDLGQVDYKLGAIMITGTTIGIEAGRASVYYLESLGLAGGVISVAYVVLLGGVGAMVTRDALKNDGGGGIDHEAADRDLSEYEIPEIAKTIQRTVRIPPMVTLRGDVRVSAWVITAVAFATGLLSGFLGVGGGFIRMPAMIYAIGVPVPVAVGTDLFEIVFSGGLGSYLYGQGGGVDLGIVAPLLFGSALGARVGSAATAVVDADGIKVYFGGMLLAGAVAVGIGEIGSYIGNSLLETVGLVLVIGAAVVVAAAVIYTSVVSLRTTRSRQAATAD; from the coding sequence ATGCTCAGTAGCTTCCCGGACGGACTCGGGCTCTTCGGGACGAGCCCGGAGATGGCGGCCCTGTTCGTCGGCTTCGGCCTCGTCGTCGGCGTCCTGTTCGGGTTCTTCGGCATGGGCGGGTCGTTCCTCGTGACCCCCGCCCTGCTGATGCTGGACTACCCGGCGCCCGTCGCGGTCGGTAGCGGGATGGCGTTCGTCTTCGGGACGGCCGTCATCGCGACCCTGAAACACCACGACCTCGGGCAGGTCGACTACAAGCTCGGCGCGATCATGATCACCGGGACGACCATCGGTATCGAGGCCGGACGCGCCAGCGTCTACTACCTCGAATCGCTGGGGCTCGCCGGCGGCGTCATCAGCGTCGCCTACGTGGTTCTGCTCGGCGGCGTCGGAGCGATGGTGACCCGCGACGCCCTGAAAAACGACGGCGGCGGCGGCATCGACCACGAGGCGGCCGACCGGGACCTCAGCGAGTACGAGATCCCCGAGATCGCCAAAACGATCCAGCGGACCGTCCGGATTCCGCCGATGGTGACGCTCCGCGGCGACGTCCGCGTCTCCGCGTGGGTCATCACGGCCGTCGCCTTCGCGACCGGCCTCCTGTCCGGCTTCCTCGGCGTCGGCGGCGGCTTCATCCGGATGCCCGCGATGATCTACGCGATCGGCGTTCCGGTCCCCGTCGCCGTCGGGACGGACCTGTTCGAGATCGTCTTCTCCGGCGGGCTCGGGAGCTACCTCTACGGACAGGGCGGCGGCGTCGACCTCGGCATCGTCGCTCCGCTGCTGTTCGGGAGCGCGCTCGGCGCCCGCGTCGGCTCCGCCGCGACCGCCGTCGTCGACGCCGACGGCATCAAGGTCTACTTCGGCGGGATGCTGCTCGCCGGCGCCGTCGCGGTCGGCATCGGCGAGATCGGATCCTACATCGGGAACTCGCTCCTGGAGACGGTCGGACTGGTCCTCGTGATCGGCGCGGCCGTCGTCGTCGCCGCCGCGGTCATCTACACGTCGGTCGTCTCGCTGCGGACGACGCGCAGTCGCCAAGCCGCGACGGCGGACTGA
- a CDS encoding helix-turn-helix domain-containing protein yields MPDSMSEQLQQDMVCEGLLECFHGLKQLDKQVFQELVRTEAPLTIDEIADEVDRERSTAYRAVQRLLQAGFIQKEQVNYDQGGYYHVYRPTDPEKVADDMQRMLNDWYAKMGQLIQEFEDKYDRAETSSPAAES; encoded by the coding sequence ATGCCGGATTCGATGTCGGAACAACTCCAGCAAGACATGGTGTGCGAGGGGCTCCTAGAGTGTTTCCACGGGCTCAAGCAGCTCGACAAGCAGGTCTTTCAAGAGCTCGTCCGGACCGAGGCGCCGCTGACCATCGACGAGATCGCCGACGAAGTGGACCGCGAGCGGTCGACCGCGTACCGCGCGGTACAGCGGCTCCTGCAGGCCGGATTCATTCAGAAGGAGCAGGTGAACTACGACCAGGGCGGATACTACCACGTGTACAGGCCGACGGATCCGGAGAAGGTCGCCGACGACATGCAGCGGATGCTCAACGACTGGTACGCGAAGATGGGACAGCTCATCCAGGAGTTCGAAGACAAGTACGACCGGGCCGAGACCTCGTCTCCCGCCGCAGAGAGCTAA
- a CDS encoding IclR family transcriptional regulator, with translation MKRPKTESVRATGTSMRILTAIADRGEGVSIAELVESLDLAKSTVYKHLITLEEHGLVVKREDGYRLGLRCLEFGGIARQYDGVYDVAKPEVRKLAEETGELANLLFEERGLGIYVYTARGEQAIDFDVHLGRRVYLHTTALGKALLASLSDERVDEIVDRHGLPARTDETITTRDALFEELDRIREEGFAYNEEERLGGLGCVGTPIETGERRNAAISIMTPISRLKPEDQRREYTESLNQTANVIEVNLTHGRP, from the coding sequence ATGAAGAGGCCAAAAACGGAGTCGGTGCGGGCGACGGGGACCTCGATGCGGATACTGACGGCCATCGCGGACCGCGGCGAGGGGGTCTCGATCGCGGAGTTGGTCGAGAGCCTGGACCTGGCCAAGAGCACGGTGTACAAGCACCTGATCACGCTCGAGGAGCACGGGCTCGTCGTCAAGCGCGAAGACGGCTACCGGCTCGGCCTCCGGTGTCTGGAGTTCGGCGGGATCGCCCGACAGTACGACGGCGTCTACGACGTCGCGAAGCCGGAGGTGCGCAAGCTGGCCGAGGAGACGGGCGAACTGGCGAACCTGCTGTTCGAGGAGCGGGGGCTCGGCATCTACGTGTACACCGCCCGCGGCGAGCAGGCGATCGACTTCGACGTCCACCTGGGACGGCGCGTCTACCTCCACACGACGGCGCTGGGCAAGGCCCTGCTCGCGAGCCTCTCCGACGAGCGCGTCGACGAGATCGTCGACCGGCACGGGCTGCCGGCTCGGACCGACGAGACGATCACGACCCGGGACGCGCTGTTCGAGGAGCTCGATCGGATCCGCGAGGAGGGGTTCGCGTACAACGAGGAGGAGCGGCTGGGCGGGCTCGGCTGCGTGGGGACGCCGATCGAAACCGGGGAGCGTCGGAACGCCGCGATCAGCATCATGACGCCGATAAGCCGCCTGAAACCCGAAGACCAGCGCCGCGAGTACACCGAGAGCCTCAACCAGACCGCGAACGTCATCGAAGTCAACCTCACTCACGGACGGCCGTGA
- the ddh gene encoding D-2-hydroxyacid dehydrogenase: protein MSDRAPLDTLSVHESVENVIPPEAFVEAFDDLDLDVELVGDGGSYDETDAVATYVPRPEFLDAGWVHCIRAGYDEFDTAAYEAAGVPLTNSTGIHDTTVSEVALGYMLSLARLHHVYRDHQNERSWYTPEYERPFTVENERLCVVGLGTIGRGIAERADALGMEVVGIRRSDESVPGVSEIFDPSDLHDAIEDARFVALALPHTPETEGLIGEAEFEAMRDDAYLINVARGPLVDETALVDALESDEIAGAGLDVFETEPLPDDSPLWDFEDVIISPHKGSATNRYHLDIAELVTENVERYQAAESLRNRVA from the coding sequence ATGTCCGACCGAGCGCCGCTCGATACGCTGTCCGTCCACGAGTCCGTGGAGAACGTCATCCCGCCCGAGGCCTTCGTCGAGGCGTTCGACGACCTCGACCTCGACGTCGAACTGGTCGGCGACGGCGGGAGCTACGACGAGACCGACGCCGTCGCCACGTACGTCCCCCGTCCGGAGTTCCTCGACGCGGGCTGGGTCCACTGCATCCGCGCCGGCTACGACGAGTTCGACACCGCGGCCTACGAGGCGGCGGGCGTCCCGCTCACCAACAGCACCGGCATCCACGACACCACCGTCAGCGAGGTCGCGCTCGGCTACATGCTGTCGCTCGCGCGGCTCCACCACGTCTACCGCGACCACCAGAACGAGCGGAGCTGGTACACGCCGGAGTACGAGCGACCGTTCACCGTGGAGAACGAGCGGCTCTGCGTCGTGGGCCTCGGGACGATCGGCCGCGGGATCGCCGAGCGCGCGGACGCGCTCGGGATGGAGGTGGTCGGGATCCGGCGGTCCGACGAGTCGGTGCCGGGCGTGTCGGAGATATTCGACCCGTCGGACCTCCACGACGCCATCGAGGACGCGCGCTTCGTCGCGCTCGCGCTCCCGCACACCCCCGAGACCGAAGGTCTGATCGGGGAGGCGGAGTTCGAGGCGATGCGCGACGACGCGTACCTGATTAACGTCGCTCGGGGGCCGTTGGTCGACGAGACCGCGCTCGTCGACGCGCTCGAGAGCGACGAGATCGCCGGCGCGGGCCTCGACGTGTTCGAGACCGAGCCGCTCCCCGACGACTCCCCGCTCTGGGACTTTGAGGACGTGATCATCTCGCCGCACAAGGGGTCCGCGACCAACCGGTACCACCTCGACATCGCCGAGCTCGTGACGGAGAACGTCGAGCGGTACCAAGCGGCCGAATCGCTGCGGAACCGGGTCGCGTAA
- a CDS encoding thiamine pyrophosphate-requiring protein, translated as MNVTEAIAQALKEEGVEYVFGFPSNPLFDTGAAEDAGLRTIITRQERTAVHMADAIGRLTSGDEVVAFACQHGPGTENSIGAVAQAYGESAPLVAIPAGYDRAKTDVDPKFNSLVSYQSVSKTCEQLSDPDAVGETFRRAFTAARNGRPRPAVVEVPKDVFWEEIGDFEYNPSSANRAGVDPDAVPAVADALVDAENPVIFAGQGVHYAKGWDELKELAETLEAPVATSLNGKSAFPESHPLSLGAGSKSEPGQLAHFLDECDVLFGVGCSFTETAYGITVPEGKTVIHSTLDPTDIDKDVDSEMALVGDAQIVLDAVTDAVAERVDDDRGRFDDVAEEIASVKSDWLDEWEPKLTSDETPINPYRVIHEITNVVDPDETIITADAGNPRDFLAPFYETDEPLSYIGWGKTTQLGYGLGLALGAKVRFPEKLCINIMGDGAIGMTGLDFETAAREDAPILTIHLNNYEMASYDTPFSGDFADVGEALGGYGERVEDPEEVAPALERAIEKTEEGTPALLEIITSKETELSRPDLD; from the coding sequence ATGAACGTTACAGAAGCCATTGCGCAAGCGCTGAAAGAGGAGGGTGTAGAGTACGTGTTCGGGTTCCCGAGCAATCCGCTGTTCGACACGGGCGCCGCCGAGGACGCCGGTCTGCGGACGATCATTACCCGTCAGGAGCGGACGGCGGTCCACATGGCGGACGCTATCGGCCGGCTCACGTCCGGCGACGAGGTCGTCGCCTTCGCCTGCCAGCACGGTCCGGGGACCGAGAACTCCATCGGCGCCGTCGCGCAGGCGTACGGCGAGTCGGCGCCGCTGGTGGCGATCCCGGCGGGCTACGACCGCGCCAAGACGGACGTCGATCCGAAGTTCAACTCCCTGGTGAGCTACCAGAGCGTGAGCAAGACCTGCGAGCAGCTCTCGGACCCGGACGCGGTCGGGGAGACGTTCCGCCGGGCGTTCACCGCGGCCCGCAACGGCCGTCCCCGCCCCGCGGTCGTCGAGGTGCCCAAGGACGTCTTCTGGGAGGAGATCGGCGACTTCGAGTACAACCCGTCGAGCGCCAACCGCGCCGGCGTGGACCCCGACGCGGTCCCGGCGGTCGCGGACGCGCTCGTCGACGCCGAGAACCCGGTCATCTTCGCCGGGCAGGGCGTCCACTACGCGAAGGGATGGGACGAGCTGAAGGAGCTCGCCGAAACCCTCGAGGCGCCGGTCGCCACGAGCCTGAACGGCAAGAGCGCCTTCCCCGAGAGCCACCCGCTCTCGCTCGGCGCCGGGAGCAAGAGCGAGCCCGGACAGCTCGCGCACTTCCTCGACGAGTGCGACGTCCTCTTCGGCGTCGGCTGCAGCTTCACCGAGACGGCGTACGGGATCACGGTTCCCGAGGGGAAGACCGTCATTCACTCGACGCTCGACCCCACCGACATCGACAAAGACGTCGACTCGGAGATGGCGCTCGTCGGCGACGCGCAGATCGTGCTCGACGCGGTGACCGACGCCGTGGCGGAGCGCGTCGACGACGACCGCGGCCGCTTCGACGACGTCGCCGAGGAGATCGCGTCGGTCAAGTCCGACTGGCTCGACGAGTGGGAGCCGAAGCTCACGTCCGACGAGACGCCGATCAACCCCTACCGCGTGATCCACGAGATCACGAACGTCGTCGACCCCGACGAGACGATCATCACGGCCGACGCCGGGAACCCGCGTGACTTCCTCGCGCCGTTCTACGAGACGGACGAGCCCCTCTCGTACATCGGCTGGGGGAAGACGACCCAGCTCGGCTACGGGCTCGGGCTCGCGCTCGGCGCGAAGGTCCGTTTCCCCGAGAAGCTCTGTATCAACATCATGGGCGACGGCGCCATCGGGATGACCGGACTCGACTTCGAGACGGCGGCCCGCGAGGACGCCCCGATCCTCACCATCCACCTGAACAACTACGAGATGGCGTCGTACGACACGCCGTTCAGCGGCGACTTCGCCGACGTCGGCGAGGCCCTCGGCGGCTACGGCGAGCGCGTCGAGGACCCCGAGGAGGTCGCGCCCGCGCTCGAACGCGCCATCGAGAAGACCGAGGAGGGGACGCCGGCCCTCCTGGAGATCATCACCTCCAAGGAGACCGAGCTCTCTCGACCCGACCTCGACTGA
- a CDS encoding NADP-dependent malic enzyme, which yields MTLEDDSLEYHRADPPGKIEIATTKPTNTQRDLSLAYSPGVAGPCREIAEDPEKAYDYTAKGNLVGVVSNGSAVLGLGNIGATASKPVMEGKGVLFKRFADVDVFDVELDIADVDPFCEAVAAMEPTFGGINLEDIKAPECFEIENRLQDEMDIPVFHDDQHGTAIINGSGLINAADIVDKDLGDMRVVFSGAGASALATAHFYVSLGVERDNITLCDSTGIITEDRAEAGDVNEYKREFARDVEDGDLADAMEGADVLVGLSAGGIVSQEMVRSMADNPIIFAMANPTPEIGYDEGKNARDDTVVMATGRSDYPNQVNNVLGFPFIFRGALDVRASEINEEMKVACAEALAELARKDVPDAVLKAYGDEPLQFGPEYILPKPVDPRVLFEVAPAVAEAAMESGAAREEVDLDEYRDDLEARVGKSREMMRIVTNKARQDPKRIALAEGEDEKMIRAAYQLSEQGIAEPVLLGDADAIAGTVSDLGLDFEATVVDPTTGEYDEYADRLHELRKRNGITRSEAGDLIRNNTDYLGSVMVDQGDADAMLTGLTHHYPSALRPPLQVIGTADDAEYVSGVYMLTIGNRVVFFADVTVNRETDADVLAETTRHTADLARQFNVEPRAALLSYSNFGSVDDETTEAPREAAAMLRDDPAVDFPVDGEMQADTALVEEMLTDTYEFSELDEAANVLVFPNLESGNIGYKLLQRLGDADAIGPMLVGMDEPVHVLQRGDEVKDIVNLASVAVVDAQQRE from the coding sequence ATGACGCTGGAAGACGACTCCTTGGAGTATCACCGGGCCGACCCGCCCGGGAAGATCGAGATCGCGACGACGAAGCCGACCAACACCCAGCGCGACCTCTCGCTGGCCTACTCGCCGGGCGTGGCGGGGCCGTGCCGCGAGATCGCCGAGGACCCCGAGAAGGCGTACGACTACACGGCGAAGGGGAACCTCGTCGGCGTCGTCTCGAACGGCTCCGCGGTACTCGGCCTCGGCAACATCGGCGCCACGGCGTCGAAGCCGGTCATGGAGGGGAAGGGCGTGCTGTTCAAGCGGTTCGCGGACGTCGACGTGTTCGACGTCGAGCTCGACATCGCAGACGTCGACCCCTTCTGCGAGGCGGTCGCGGCGATGGAGCCGACGTTCGGCGGGATCAACCTCGAGGACATCAAGGCGCCGGAGTGCTTCGAGATCGAGAACCGACTCCAAGACGAGATGGACATCCCCGTGTTCCACGACGACCAACACGGCACCGCCATCATCAACGGCTCCGGGCTCATCAACGCCGCCGACATCGTCGACAAGGACCTCGGCGACATGAGGGTCGTGTTCTCCGGGGCCGGCGCGTCGGCGCTCGCGACCGCGCACTTCTACGTCTCGCTGGGCGTCGAGCGCGACAACATCACGCTCTGTGACTCGACGGGGATCATCACCGAGGATCGGGCCGAGGCGGGCGACGTCAACGAGTACAAGCGGGAGTTCGCCCGCGACGTCGAGGACGGCGACCTGGCGGACGCGATGGAGGGCGCGGACGTGCTCGTCGGCCTCTCGGCCGGCGGGATCGTCTCGCAGGAGATGGTGCGGTCGATGGCCGACAACCCGATCATCTTCGCGATGGCGAACCCGACCCCGGAGATCGGCTACGACGAGGGGAAGAACGCCCGCGACGATACGGTGGTCATGGCGACGGGCCGGTCCGACTACCCGAATCAGGTGAACAACGTGCTCGGCTTCCCGTTCATTTTCCGCGGCGCGCTTGACGTCCGGGCCTCGGAGATCAACGAGGAGATGAAGGTCGCCTGCGCGGAGGCGCTGGCGGAGCTGGCGCGGAAGGACGTTCCCGACGCCGTGTTGAAGGCATACGGCGACGAGCCGCTCCAGTTCGGGCCGGAGTACATCCTCCCGAAGCCGGTCGACCCGCGCGTGCTGTTCGAGGTCGCGCCGGCGGTCGCGGAGGCGGCCATGGAGTCCGGCGCGGCGCGCGAGGAGGTCGACCTCGACGAGTACCGCGACGACCTGGAGGCGCGGGTCGGGAAGTCCCGCGAGATGATGCGGATCGTCACCAACAAGGCCAGACAGGACCCCAAGCGCATCGCGCTCGCCGAGGGGGAAGACGAGAAGATGATCCGCGCGGCGTACCAGCTCTCCGAGCAGGGGATCGCCGAGCCCGTGCTGCTCGGCGACGCCGACGCGATCGCGGGGACCGTCAGCGACCTCGGGCTCGACTTCGAGGCGACCGTCGTCGACCCGACGACGGGCGAGTACGACGAGTACGCGGACCGACTCCACGAGCTCCGCAAGCGGAACGGCATCACCCGCAGCGAGGCGGGCGACCTGATCCGCAACAACACCGATTACCTCGGCAGCGTGATGGTGGACCAGGGCGACGCCGACGCCATGCTGACGGGGCTGACCCACCACTACCCCTCGGCGCTCCGGCCGCCGCTGCAGGTCATCGGGACCGCCGACGACGCCGAGTACGTCTCCGGGGTCTACATGCTGACGATCGGGAACCGGGTCGTGTTCTTCGCCGACGTCACGGTCAACCGGGAGACCGACGCCGACGTCCTCGCGGAGACGACGCGGCACACCGCCGACCTGGCGCGACAGTTCAACGTCGAACCGCGGGCGGCGCTGCTGTCGTACTCCAACTTCGGAAGCGTCGACGACGAGACGACTGAGGCGCCGCGGGAGGCGGCCGCCATGCTCCGCGACGACCCGGCGGTCGACTTCCCGGTGGACGGGGAGATGCAGGCCGACACGGCCCTCGTCGAGGAGATGCTCACCGACACCTACGAGTTCTCCGAGCTTGACGAGGCCGCGAACGTCCTCGTCTTCCCGAACCTGGAGTCCGGGAACATCGGCTACAAGCTGCTCCAGCGGCTGGGCGACGCGGACGCCATCGGCCCGATGCTCGTCGGCATGGACGAGCCGGTCCACGTGCTCCAGCGGGGCGACGAGGTCAAGGACATCGTCAACCTCGCGAGCGTCGCCGTCGTCGACGCCCAACAGCGCGAGTAG
- a CDS encoding FAD-binding and (Fe-S)-binding domain-containing protein, with amino-acid sequence MGSKNTVADPSADPRANYDYQSDAEHDSALVTDLDALVDGDVRFDEYSKQMYATDASAYEVTPIGVVYPTSTADVAAVMEYCAAEEIPALPRGGGTSLAGQSVNEAIVLDFTRYMTDVVDVDPENARVRARTGITLGELNRTLEPHGLKFAPDPSTADRSALGGAIGNNTTGAHSLKYGKTDAYVEEVEAVLSDGSVETFGEIEVSELREAADPGGELLERIYAEVVRVIDEEADEVDERYPDLKRNVSGYNLDVLIEEAEAGTVNLARLLVGSEGTLAIVTEAEVSLEPIPETKGVALLTYHDLLDAMEDVGPILEHDAAAVEVLDGVLVDLARDLEEFKDVIGLLPDETDSFLLIEFYADDEETAKRQVDDLLEDRVGDLAFDGMAAYDEETQKKFWKMRKASTPILLSRTGDEKHIAFIEDLAIPPEHLPEYTKEFKQIFEDHDTFGSFYAHAGPGCMHVRPLINTKTAEGTETMVSISDAATDLAVKYGGSVSGEHGDGRARTQWNRKLYGDRLWNVFQDLKTAFDPDWLLNPGSVCGDHDMSENLRFGEEYEFDAGFEPALEWENENGFQGMAELCHGCGGCRTSQDGAGGVMCPTYRASQEEITSTRGRANLLRQAMSGDLPEGEQFDTEFMREVLDLCVGCKGCSIDCPSEVDMAKMKVEVEHAHHEEHGADLRSKLFANVDALSKLGSATAPLSNLGTKVPGARVVMEKTLGIARERSLPTFHRETFVDWWADRGGSTVDESTADRRVVLVPDTVTNYNNPKAGKAAVRVLEAAGVHVTVADEITDSGRPAHSKGLLGKARETAESNVAALAPHVDDGRDVVVVEPSDAVMLQSDYLDLLSSDDATRVAGNAYGVLEYLDTHRLDEALDVDGGAERLTYHGHCHQKSVKKDHHAVGVLRRTGFRVDPLDTSCCGMAGTFGYESEHYSMSQAIGSMLFDRIDDSDGDAVVAPGASCRTQIGDEYDEKPPHPIEKIADALA; translated from the coding sequence ATGGGATCTAAAAACACAGTAGCCGATCCGTCCGCCGACCCCCGGGCGAACTACGATTACCAGAGCGACGCGGAACACGACTCGGCGCTCGTGACCGACCTCGACGCGCTCGTCGACGGCGACGTCCGCTTCGACGAGTACTCCAAGCAGATGTACGCGACCGACGCCAGCGCGTACGAGGTGACGCCGATCGGGGTCGTCTACCCGACCTCGACCGCGGACGTCGCCGCCGTGATGGAGTACTGCGCCGCGGAGGAGATCCCGGCGCTCCCGCGCGGCGGCGGCACGAGCCTCGCCGGCCAGTCGGTGAACGAGGCGATCGTCTTGGACTTCACGCGGTACATGACCGACGTCGTCGACGTCGACCCGGAGAACGCGCGGGTCCGGGCTCGGACCGGGATCACGCTCGGCGAGCTCAACCGCACCCTCGAACCGCACGGCCTGAAGTTCGCGCCCGACCCGTCGACCGCGGACCGGAGCGCGCTCGGCGGCGCCATCGGGAACAACACGACCGGGGCGCACTCCCTGAAGTACGGGAAGACCGACGCCTACGTCGAGGAGGTGGAGGCGGTGCTGTCCGACGGGAGCGTCGAGACGTTCGGCGAGATCGAGGTATCGGAGCTGCGCGAGGCGGCCGACCCCGGCGGGGAGCTCCTCGAACGGATCTACGCGGAGGTCGTCCGGGTCATCGACGAGGAGGCCGACGAGGTCGACGAGCGGTACCCCGACCTCAAGCGGAACGTGTCGGGGTACAACCTCGACGTGCTGATCGAGGAGGCGGAGGCGGGGACCGTCAACCTCGCGCGCCTGCTGGTCGGGAGCGAGGGGACCCTCGCGATCGTCACCGAGGCGGAGGTGAGCCTCGAACCGATCCCCGAGACGAAGGGAGTCGCGCTGCTCACGTACCACGACCTGCTCGACGCGATGGAGGACGTCGGCCCGATCCTCGAACACGACGCGGCGGCGGTCGAGGTGCTCGACGGCGTCCTCGTCGACCTGGCGCGCGACCTCGAGGAGTTCAAGGACGTCATCGGCCTGTTGCCCGACGAGACCGACTCGTTCCTGCTGATCGAGTTCTACGCCGACGACGAGGAGACGGCCAAGCGGCAGGTCGACGACCTCCTCGAGGACCGGGTCGGCGACCTGGCGTTCGACGGGATGGCGGCGTACGACGAGGAGACGCAGAAGAAGTTCTGGAAGATGCGAAAGGCGTCGACGCCGATCCTGCTGTCGCGGACGGGCGACGAGAAGCACATCGCGTTCATCGAGGACCTCGCGATCCCGCCGGAGCACCTGCCGGAGTACACCAAGGAGTTCAAGCAGATCTTCGAGGACCACGACACGTTCGGGAGCTTCTACGCGCACGCCGGTCCCGGCTGCATGCACGTCCGGCCGCTCATCAACACGAAGACCGCCGAGGGGACCGAGACGATGGTGTCCATCTCCGACGCCGCCACGGATCTGGCGGTGAAGTACGGCGGGTCGGTGTCGGGCGAGCACGGGGACGGGCGCGCTCGGACCCAGTGGAACCGGAAGCTGTACGGCGACCGCCTCTGGAACGTCTTCCAGGACCTGAAGACCGCGTTCGACCCCGACTGGCTGCTCAACCCCGGGAGCGTCTGCGGCGACCACGACATGAGCGAGAACCTCCGGTTCGGGGAGGAGTACGAGTTCGACGCCGGCTTCGAGCCGGCCTTAGAGTGGGAGAACGAGAACGGGTTCCAGGGGATGGCCGAGCTCTGTCACGGCTGCGGCGGCTGTCGCACCAGTCAGGACGGGGCGGGCGGCGTGATGTGCCCGACGTACCGCGCCTCGCAGGAGGAGATCACCAGCACGCGTGGTCGCGCGAACCTCCTCCGGCAGGCGATGAGCGGGGACCTCCCCGAGGGCGAGCAGTTCGACACGGAGTTCATGCGCGAGGTGCTCGACCTCTGTGTCGGCTGTAAGGGCTGTTCGATCGACTGCCCAAGCGAGGTGGACATGGCGAAGATGAAGGTGGAGGTCGAGCACGCCCACCACGAGGAGCACGGGGCCGACCTCCGGTCGAAGCTGTTCGCGAACGTCGACGCGCTCTCGAAGCTCGGGAGCGCGACGGCGCCGCTCTCGAACCTCGGGACCAAGGTCCCCGGCGCGCGCGTCGTCATGGAGAAGACGCTCGGGATCGCCCGGGAACGCTCGCTCCCGACGTTCCACCGCGAGACGTTCGTCGACTGGTGGGCGGACCGCGGCGGGTCGACGGTGGACGAGTCGACCGCGGACCGGCGCGTCGTGCTGGTGCCCGACACGGTCACGAACTACAACAACCCGAAGGCCGGCAAGGCGGCGGTCCGGGTGCTCGAGGCGGCGGGCGTCCACGTGACGGTCGCCGACGAGATCACCGACAGCGGTCGCCCCGCGCACTCGAAGGGACTGCTCGGGAAGGCCCGCGAGACGGCCGAGTCCAACGTCGCGGCGCTGGCGCCGCACGTCGACGACGGGCGCGACGTCGTCGTGGTCGAGCCGTCCGACGCCGTCATGCTCCAGTCCGACTACCTCGACCTGCTGTCGTCCGACGACGCGACCCGCGTGGCCGGGAACGCCTACGGCGTGTTGGAGTACCTCGACACGCACCGACTCGACGAGGCGCTCGACGTCGACGGCGGCGCGGAGCGGCTCACCTACCACGGCCACTGCCACCAGAAGTCCGTCAAGAAGGACCACCACGCGGTCGGCGTCCTCCGGCGGACCGGGTTCCGGGTCGACCCGCTCGACACCTCCTGCTGCGGGATGGCCGGGACCTTCGGCTACGAGTCGGAGCACTACTCGATGAGCCAGGCCATCGGATCGATGCTGTTCGACCGGATCGACGACAGCGACGGCGACGCGGTCGTCGCTCCCGGCGCCTCCTGCCGGACGCAGATCGGCGACGAGTACGACGAGAAGCCGCCGCATCCGATCGAGAAGATCGCCGACGCGCTGGCGTAG